The proteins below are encoded in one region of Hordeum vulgare subsp. vulgare chromosome 3H, MorexV3_pseudomolecules_assembly, whole genome shotgun sequence:
- the LOC123445486 gene encoding BTB/POZ domain and ankyrin repeat-containing protein NPR5-like gives MDDTFKSLSMDYLNLLINGQAFSDVTFSVEGRLVHAHRCILAARSLFFRKFFCGAAADQAAAAAAAGSPGAVLMDHLSPRSPSGASASSPRGAGGSGSASAAAMAPGAVIPVNSVSYEVFLLVLQFLYSGQVSLVPQKGEPRPGCGERGCWHTHCAAAVDLALDTLTVARSFGVEELALLTQKQLAGMVEKASIEDVMKVLMASRKQDLHQLWNTCSHLVAKSGLPPEVLAKHLPLDVVAKIDDLRLKSSMSRRSPFLAHHQQHQQHHHQGSVIDASAAELDDHNKIRRMRRALDSSDVELVKLMVMGEGLNLDEALALHYAVENCSREVVKALLELGAADVNHPAGPAGKTPLHVAAEMVCPDMVAVLLDHHADPNVRTVDGVTPLDILRTLTSDFLFKGAVPGLTHIEPNKLRLCLELVQSAAMVMSREDAAGNAMVPMYSDHHPGAGGGGVYSGTGGTSTSMNLSLDNRMVYLNLGMDVMNHGDGGGGDGGGSRSGQGGPSSLFSPHGFP, from the exons ATGGACGACACCTTCAAGTCGCTCTCCATGGACTACCTCAACCTGCTCATCAACGGCCAGGCCTTCAGCGACGTGACGTTCAGCGTGGAGGGCCGGCTGGTGCACGCGCACCGCTGCATCCTCGCcgcgcgcagcctcttcttcCGCAAGTTCTTCTGCGGCGCCGCGGCGGACCaggccgcggccgcggccgcaGCCGGCTCCCCCGGCGCGGTGCTCATGGACCACCTCAGCCCGCGCTCGCCCTCCGGTGCATCCGCCTCCTCCCCGCGCGGCGCCGGAGGCTCCGGCTCGGCCTCCGCGGCGGCCATGGCGCCGGGAGCGGTGATACCCGTGAACTCGGTGAGCTACGAGGTGTTCCTGCTGGTGCTCCAGTTCCTGTACAGCGGGCAGGTGTCGCTGGTGCCGCAGAAGGGGGAGCCCAGGCCCGGGTGCGGCGAGCGCGGCTGCTGGCACACCCACTGCGCAGCCGCCGTCGACCTGGCCCTCGACACCCTCACCGTCGCCCGCTCCTTCGGCGTCGAGGAGCTCGCCCTCCTCACCCAG AAGCAGCTGGCGGGCATGGTGGAGAAGGCGTCCATCGAGGACGTGATGAAGGTGCTCATGGCGTCGCGCAAGCAGGACCTGCACCAGCTCTGGAACACCTGCTCCCACCTCGTCGCCAAGTCCGGCCTCCCGCCGGAGGTGCTCGCCAAGCACCTCCCCCTCGACGTCGTCGCCAAGATCGACGACCTGCGCCTCAAGTCCTCCATGTCCCGCCGCTCCCCCTTTCTCGCCCACCACCAGCAGCatcagcagcaccaccaccagggCTCCGTCATcgacgcctccgcagccgagctcgACGACCACAACAAGATCCGCCGGATGCGCCGCGCGCTCGACTCCTCCGACGTAGAGCTCGTCAAGCTCATGGTCATGGGGGAGGGGCTCAACCTCGACGAGGCGCTCGCGCTGCACTACGCCGTCGAGAACTGTAGCCGGGAGGTGGTCAAGGCGCTGCTGGAGCTGGGCGCTGCCGACGTCAACCACCCGGCTGGGCCCGCTGGGAAGACGCCGCTGCACGttgccgccgagatggtctgcCCGGACATGGTGGCCGTGCTCCTCGACCACCACGCCGACCCCAACGTGCGCACCGTCGACGGGGTCACGCCGCTCGACATCCTCCGCACGCTCACCTCCGACTTCCTCTTCAAGGGCGCCGTGCCGGGCCTCACCCACATCGAGCCCAACAAGCTCCGCCTCTGCCTCGAGCTCGTGCAGTCGGCGGCCATGGTCATGTCCAGGGAGGACGCGGCCGGCAATGCGATGGTGCCCATGTACAGCGACCACCATCCGGGCGCTGGCGGCGGTGGCGTGTACAGCGGCACCGGCGGGACGAGCACGAGCATGAACCTGAGCTTGGACAACAGGATGGTGTACCTGAACCTAGGGATGGACGTGATGAaccacggcgacggcggcggcggcgacggcggagggAGCAGATCAGGGCAAGGAGGCCCCTCTTCGTTGTTCTCCCCTCATGGCTTCCCATGA